In a single window of the Zea mays cultivar B73 chromosome 5, Zm-B73-REFERENCE-NAM-5.0, whole genome shotgun sequence genome:
- the LOC103626848 gene encoding exopolygalacturonase-like has product MAFISNVAVKAAAVAALLLVAAVSPAARAAAVAVAGGAPSVPAGPLDIAQLGAKGDGKSDSTPMILKAWKNACEATGVQKIVIPPGNYLTGGLELKGPCKSSIIIRLDGNLLGTGDLSAYQRNWIEIENVENLSINGHGTIDGQGALVWSKNQCQHSYNCKILPNSLVLDFVTNVQIRGITLLNSKFFHLNIFECKNVLIDKVTVKAPGDSPNTDGIHIGDSSNVTISSTTIGVGDDCISIGPGSKMIRIHGVKCGPGHGISVGSLGRYKDEKDVEDVQVTGCTIAGTTNGLRIKSYEDSKSSLKASKFLYEGITMDNVSYPIIIDQKYCPNNICVKSGASKVAVNDVVFKNIHGTSNTPEAITLNCANNLPCQGVQLVNVDIKYNGSGNKTMAVCKNAIGKSIGLAKELACI; this is encoded by the exons ATGGCGTTCATCAGCAATGTCGCAGTGAAGGCGGCGGCCGTGGCCGCGCTGCTGCTGGTCGCAGCGGTGTCGCCTGCCGCGcgcgcggcggcggtggcggtggcgggaGGGGCGCCGTCGGTGCCGGCGGGTCCGCTGGACATCGCGCAGCTGGGCGCCAAGGGCGACGGCAAGTCGGACAGCACCCCGATGATCCTCAAGGCGTGGAAGAACGCGTGCGAGGCGACGGGGGTACAGAAGATCGTCATCCCGCCGGGCAACTACCTGACGGGCGGGCTGGAGCTGAAGGGCCCCTGCAAGTCCTCCATCATCATCCGTCTCGACGGCAACCTGCTCGGCACCGGCGACCTCAGCGCGTACCAAAGGAACTGGATCGAGATCGAGAACGTCGAGAACCTGTCCATCAACGGCCACGGCACCATCGACGGGCAGGGAGCCCTGGTGTGGAGCAAGAACCAGTGCCAGCATTCTTACAATTGCAAGATCCTCCCGAAT AGCTTGGTGCTGGATTTTGTGACGAACGTCCAGATCCGCGGCATCACGCTGCTCAACAGCAAGTTCTTCCACCTCAACATCTTCGAGTGCAAGAACGTGCTGATCGACAAAGTGACGGTCAAGGCCCCCGGCGACAGCCCCAACACGGACGGCATCCACATCGGCGACTCCAGCAACGTGACCATCAGCAGCACCACCATCGGCGTCGGCGACGACTGCATCTCCATCGGCCCCGGGAGCAAGATGATCCGCATCCATGGCGTCAAGTGCGGCCCAGGCCACGGCATCAGCGTCGGCAGCCTGGGGCGCTACAAGGACGAGAAGGACGTGGAAGACGTGCAGGTGACGGGGTGCACGATCGCCGGCACCACGAACGGCCTGCGCATCAAGTCGTACGAGGACTCCAAGTCGTCGCTCAAGGCCAGCAAGTTCCTGTACGAGGGCATCACCATGGACAATGTCTCCTACCCCATCATCATCGACCAGAAGTACTGCCCCAACAACATCTGCGTCAAGTCCGGCGCCTCCAAGGTGGCCGTCAACGACGTCGTCTTCAAGAACATCCACGGCACCTCCAACACGCCGGAGGCCATCACGCTCAACTGCGCCAACAACCTGCCATGCCAGGGCGTGCAGCTCGTCAACGTCGACATCAAGTACAATGGATCCGGCAACAAGACCATGGCCGTCTGCAAGAACGCCATCGGCAAGTCCATCGGCTTGGCAAAGGAGCTCGCCTGCATCTGA